The following proteins are encoded in a genomic region of Liolophura sinensis isolate JHLJ2023 chromosome 7, CUHK_Ljap_v2, whole genome shotgun sequence:
- the LOC135471221 gene encoding dual serine/threonine and tyrosine protein kinase-like: MAASLPCELNKFAAHTQRLREILSDTKRCFNDINISGRFDGTQIITAELLREEEAEVVGTTEKPPCIVLFGQSASAKGRAINELFNRNILPAFGEADNAASFRMVRFKYGSSPSVSLSLPDDYSLVHVMEAYKGPWQCIPRGDLELSEDEKYDHAKGSAVLDVTLNHPLLRTGAQVVMSPCNHGGDAEEVIKACLQGVSAILMYAFSSEQLTKKHLSELAVLRKIVPCQPVLFINITTNNSKPSGRTGENVPVSPTSPNHSTPRESNHTRTEVFKAPSVSPEKTQKDRKKLAVCKHLCDLGFLNSANNPLQKHLSADYFKVDSDLVDMVEQFPPAAMLFVRHVLQSYLINAATVLNNTHNRCLQMFIISAFDMARDMLITPRKLEFAREKEDELYRTFLQMAISKHDEIRNLISDTIEFMRSDILVKTEEYDFIGVDVPENGAIQTARDLKICTGQIQELVLGSLNHAVANKLVNSVDILRDTYTGTLTRCLESLEKIDKEHPEGASATEALKQILNTAYQVEINHNSSSSLIRVLLEKMKQLVQSMPWKTPPKVDNEWKKKVATDMLASLSASRLAKSISSQIKDRLSKSHESFATALKMLESRHSGRLDKIEEERLKMRKIHAPRVAKLALESTSLRDVVLHGMPQMGREIGRGQYGVVYACETWSTYSPCAVKSVVPPDDKHWNDLALEFYYTKNVPDHERIVALRGSVIDYMYGGGTSPAVLLVMDRLQKDLYGAIKQGLDWTSRLQVAIDVVEGMRFLHSQGLVHRDIKLKNVLLDRHNRGRITDLGFCKPEAMMSGSIVGTPIHMAPELFTGKYDCSVDVYAFGILFWYVCAGHVRLPSAFEQCANKDQLWQSVKKGLRPEKLTQFDEECWLLMQACWEGDPEVRPLLGDVETQLRAILQRFTRHTPNTKKSDLRSSVQRGMRPE, from the exons aTGGCTGCTAGTCTTCCCTGTGAACTTAACAAATTCGCTGCACATACTCAACGGCTACGCGAAATCCTCTCGGATACAAAGAGGTGCTTTAATGACATCAATATCAGTGGCAGATTCGATGGAA CTCAGATTATCACTGCAGAACTGCTGCGTGAAGAAGAGGCAGAGGTGGTTGGGACTACTGAGAAACCAccatgtattgttttgtttggacAGAGTGCCAGTGCTAAAGGTAGAGCAATTAATGAACTGTTCAACCGCAATATTTTACCTGCTTTTGGCGAAGCAGATAATGCAGCCAGTTTTCGAATGGTGCGCTTCAAATATGGTTCAAGCCCCTCTGTCAGTCTATCCTTGCCGGATGACTATAGCCTTGTCCACGTCATGGAAGCATATAAAGGACCATGGCAGTGTATCCCCAGGGGAGATCTGGAGCTATCTGAGGATGAAAAATATGATCATGCCAAAGGATCTGCTGTTCTTGATGTGACACTGAATCATCCATTGCTGCGTACAGGAGCACAGGTCGTGATGTCCCCATGTAACCATGGAGGGGACGCAGAAGAGGTCATCAAGGCATGTCTTCAGGGAGTGTCTGCCATCCTCATGTATGCCTTTTCATCAGAACAACTCACCAAGaag cATCTATCTGAACTGGCTGTCCTCAGGAAAATTGTCCCTTGCCAACCTGTGTTGTTTATTAACATCACCACAAACAACTCGAAACCATCTGGTAGAACTGGAGAAAATGTGCCTGTGAGCCCCACATCACCAAATCATTCCACTCCAAGAGAATCTAATCACACACGAACAGAAGTGTTCAAAGCTCCGAGTGTGAGTCCAGAAAAAACACAGAAGGACCGAAAGAAATTAGCTGTTTGCAAGCATCTCTGTGATTTAGGATTCTTGAATTCTGCTAACAATCCTTTGCAGAAACATTTGTCTGCTGACTATTTCAAAGTGGACAGTGACTTGGTTGACATGGTAGAACAGTTCCCTCCTGCAGCCATGTTATTTGTGAGACATGTTTTGCAGAGCTACCTGATCAATGCAGCTACAGTGCTAAACAACACTCATAATCGCTGTTTGCAGATGTTCATCATCTCTGCATTTGACATGGCAAGAGATATGCTTATAACTCCAAGGAAACTGGAGTTTGCTCGAGAAAAAGAAGATGAACTTTACCGAACTTTTTTACAGATGGCCATCTCTAAACACGATGAGATTAGAAATCTTATTTCTGACACCATTGAGTTTATGAGAAGTGACATCCTGGTCAAAACAGAGGAATACGACTTCATTG GTGTTGATGTTCCTGAGAATGGTGCAATTCAAACTGCACGTGACCTAAAAATTTGCACAGGACAAATTCAGGAGCTAGTGCTAGGTAGCCTTAACCATGCTGTGGCCAATAAACTGGTTAACTCTGTAGACATACTCAGAGATACTTACACTG GGACTTTAACCCGGTGTTTGGAGAGTTTAGAGAAGATTGACAAAGAGCATCCAGAGGGAGCTTCTGCAACAGAGGCATTGAAGCAA ATCCTGAACACAGCCTACCAGGTGGAGATAAATCATAACTCAAGCTCTTCACTAATACGGGTACTTCTGGAGAAGATGAAACAGCTTGTGCAATCCATGCCATGGAAAACTCCCCCAAAAGTTGACAATGAGTGGAAAAAGAAAGTAGCGACAGACATGTTAGCCAGTCTTAGTGCATCTAG gttagCAAAAAGTATTTCATCCCAGATAAAGGACAGATTGAGTAAGTCACACGAGTCGTTTGCGACAGCACTGAAAATGCTCGAGTCCCGTCACTCAGGTCGGCTGGATAAAATAGAAGAGGAACGACTTAAAATGAGGAAGATACATGCCCCTAGAGTAGCCAAGCTAGCGCTGGAGAGCACATCTCTGAGAGATGTTGTTTTGCATG GTATGCCCCAGATGGGACGTGAAATAGGACGGGGTCAGTATGGCGTTGTATATGCCTGTGAAACTTGGTCGACTTACTCCCCGTGTGCTGTCAAGTCTGTCGTACCTCCAGATGACAAACATTGGAATGATCTAGCGCTGGAATTCTACTACACCAA AAATGTGCCAGATCATGAGAGAATTGTCGCTCTTCGTGGATCAGTGATAGATTACATGTACGGAGGTGGCACCTCTCCAGCTGTCCTGCTAGTCATGGATAGACTTCAGAAAGACTTGTATGGGGCAATCAAGCAAGGATTGGACTGGACCAGCAG ATTGCAAGTGGCGATAGATGTTGTTGAAGGAATGAGGTTTTTACATAGTCAAGGACTGGTTCACAGGGATATCAagctgaaaaatgttttg CTTGATCGCCACAACCGCGGTCGAATCACAGATTTAGGATTCTGCAAACCTGAAGCCATGATGAGTGGCAGCATAGTGGGCACGCCCATTCACATGGCCCCGGAACTGTTCACCGGGAAGTATGACTGCAGTGTGGATGTGTACGCATTTGGCATCCTCTTCTGGTATGTTTGTGCAGGTCATGTTCGTCTGCCATCTGCATTTGAACAGTGTGCAAATAAGGATCAGCTCTGGCAGTCAGTGAAGAAAG GTTTACGTCCCGAGAAGCTAACCCAGTTTGATGAGGAGTGTTGGCTCCTGATGCAGGCATGCTGGGAAGGGGACCCTGAGGTCAGGCCACTTCTTGGAGATGTAGAAACTCAACTTCGGGCTATATTACAGCGGTTCACACGACACACACCAAACACAAAAAAGAGTGACCTTCGTAGTTCAGTGCAGCGTGGAATGCGACCTGAATGA